The following proteins are co-located in the Egibacteraceae bacterium genome:
- a CDS encoding inositol-3-phosphate synthase: protein MSGPAPSNSTRHGGVRVAVVGVGNCASSLVQGVQYYADADPEARVPGLMHVELGGYHVRDLEFVAAFDVDAKKVGHDLSEAIVAPPNNTIQFADVPPLGVEVLRGPTMDGFGKFYAESCEESDAEPVDVAAALREARADVLVCYLPVGSEQAARFYAGEALAAGCALVNCLPAFIATDPEWAQRFAKAGLPIIGDDIKSQVGATITHRLLTRLFEDRGVTIDRTYQLNFGGNMDFMNMLERERLDSKKVSKTQSVTSQMSNGIGKDNIHIGPSDHVPWLEDRKWAYIRMEGRNFGDVPLNIELKLEVWDSPNSAGVVIDAVRCARVAMDRGIGGPLLGPSSYFMKSPPAQFPDDVCREMVAEFIAGPEWPPAESVRVADAPERTRDAATVPRG from the coding sequence ATGAGTGGCCCTGCACCGAGCAACTCGACCCGGCACGGAGGAGTCCGCGTCGCGGTCGTCGGCGTGGGCAACTGCGCCAGCTCTCTCGTCCAGGGCGTGCAGTACTACGCCGACGCGGACCCCGAGGCGCGCGTCCCCGGGCTCATGCACGTCGAGCTCGGCGGCTACCACGTGCGCGACCTGGAGTTCGTGGCCGCGTTCGACGTGGATGCGAAGAAGGTCGGCCACGACCTCTCCGAGGCGATCGTCGCCCCGCCCAACAACACCATCCAGTTCGCGGACGTGCCGCCGCTGGGCGTCGAGGTGCTGCGGGGCCCGACCATGGACGGGTTCGGCAAGTTCTACGCCGAGTCGTGCGAGGAGTCAGACGCCGAGCCCGTCGACGTGGCGGCGGCCCTGCGCGAGGCCCGCGCCGACGTGCTCGTGTGCTACCTGCCGGTCGGCAGCGAGCAGGCCGCCCGGTTCTACGCCGGTGAGGCGCTGGCCGCGGGGTGCGCGCTGGTCAACTGCCTGCCCGCGTTCATCGCCACCGACCCCGAGTGGGCGCAGCGCTTTGCCAAGGCCGGGCTGCCGATCATCGGTGACGACATCAAGAGCCAGGTCGGCGCGACGATCACCCACCGCCTGCTGACGCGCCTGTTCGAGGACCGGGGGGTCACGATCGACCGCACCTACCAGCTGAACTTCGGCGGCAACATGGACTTCATGAACATGCTGGAGCGCGAACGGCTGGACTCGAAGAAGGTGTCGAAGACCCAGTCGGTCACGAGCCAGATGTCCAACGGGATCGGCAAGGACAACATCCACATCGGCCCGAGCGACCACGTGCCGTGGCTCGAGGACCGCAAGTGGGCCTACATCCGCATGGAGGGACGCAACTTCGGCGACGTGCCCCTGAACATCGAGCTCAAGCTCGAGGTCTGGGACTCGCCGAACTCCGCCGGCGTGGTCATCGACGCGGTGCGCTGCGCCAGGGTCGCGATGGACCGCGGCATCGGCGGCCCGTTGCTCGGCCCGTCCAGCTACTTCATGAAGTCCCCCCCGGCCCAGTTCCCCGACGACGTGTGCCGCGAGATGGTCGCGGAGTTCATCGCCGGACCGGAGTGGCCCCCTGCGGAGTCCGTGCGGGTCGCCGACGCGCCCGAGCGCACCCGCGACGCCGCCACCGTCCCCCGCGGCTAG
- the malQ gene encoding 4-alpha-glucanotransferase, giving the protein MPASADVSPALAELAQRHGVATAYTGADGRAVTVPAATVRAVLAAMDVPAAEDEVTGSLQRATDAARARRLPATVVARRGHPDTFGLPPLDGVAARVHLEDGTTVDLPRPGRALPVDLPRPGRAPPVDLPGPGRAPPVDLPGPGRALPVDLPLGYHRLEAGDEQAHLIVAPGRCPLPADLDRQWGWMVQLYALRSADSWGMGDLADLGRLAARSAAELGAGFVVANPLHAATPVLPVEPSPYYPSSRRFSNPLYLSVTDVDELDAADPGVRERVTGLAGAARDAGTPDRIDRDAVFRAKTWALELLHTVPRSPAREQAFADYRDQEGRGLVDFATFCALAERHGTPYTGWPADLRHPAAPGVEPARGELADRVAFHTWLQWLCDTQLAAAQAAAEAAGMPIGIVHDLAVGVDPGGADAWALQDDLAGSVTVGAPPDPFNRQGQDWRLPPLRPDRLAATGYAAFRDMLAGVARHAGGLRVDHVLGLFRLYWIPEGAPAAAGTYVRYPGDALLGVLALEAERAGALVVGEDLGTVEEGVRERLRAAGVLGSSVLYFERTADGGAPLPAADYPALALASVTTHDLPTAAGWWRGEAVRVQAELGLLDDPAAEQARAARQRDELAAMLRAEGLVGHDPTVEELVVAMHAFLAAGPALLVAAALGDAVGDTRQPNLPGTTDAYPNWRLPLADADGQVVLLDELLDRRTTRRLATTLRRP; this is encoded by the coding sequence ATGCCCGCCTCCGCTGACGTCAGCCCGGCCTTGGCCGAGCTCGCCCAGCGGCACGGTGTCGCCACCGCCTACACCGGCGCCGACGGCCGGGCGGTCACCGTCCCGGCCGCGACGGTGCGGGCCGTGCTCGCGGCCATGGACGTCCCCGCCGCCGAGGACGAGGTCACCGGATCGCTGCAACGGGCCACCGATGCGGCGCGGGCCCGCCGTCTGCCGGCCACCGTCGTCGCCCGCCGCGGGCACCCCGACACGTTCGGTCTGCCCCCGCTCGACGGCGTCGCCGCACGCGTGCACCTGGAGGACGGCACCACCGTCGACCTGCCGCGCCCCGGCCGCGCGCTGCCCGTCGACCTGCCGCGCCCCGGCCGCGCGCCGCCCGTCGACCTGCCCGGCCCCGGCCGCGCGCCGCCCGTCGACCTGCCCGGCCCCGGCCGCGCGCTGCCCGTCGACCTGCCGCTCGGCTACCACCGCCTGGAGGCCGGCGACGAGCAGGCGCACCTGATCGTGGCGCCGGGACGGTGCCCGCTTCCGGCGGACCTCGACCGCCAGTGGGGCTGGATGGTGCAGCTGTACGCGCTGCGCTCGGCGGACAGCTGGGGGATGGGCGACCTGGCGGACCTGGGCCGGCTCGCCGCCCGCAGCGCCGCCGAGCTCGGCGCCGGCTTCGTGGTGGCCAACCCGCTGCACGCCGCCACCCCGGTCCTGCCCGTCGAGCCCTCGCCGTACTACCCGTCGAGCCGGCGCTTCTCCAACCCGCTGTACCTGTCGGTCACCGACGTCGACGAGCTCGACGCGGCCGACCCGGGCGTCCGCGAGCGCGTGACCGGGCTGGCCGGCGCCGCCCGCGACGCCGGCACACCCGACCGCATCGACCGCGACGCCGTCTTCCGCGCCAAGACCTGGGCCCTGGAGCTGCTGCACACCGTCCCCCGCTCACCCGCCCGCGAGCAGGCGTTCGCCGACTACCGCGACCAGGAGGGCCGGGGCCTGGTCGACTTCGCGACCTTCTGCGCCCTCGCCGAGCGCCACGGCACCCCCTACACCGGCTGGCCCGCCGACCTGCGCCACCCCGCCGCCCCGGGCGTGGAGCCCGCGCGCGGCGAGCTGGCCGACCGCGTGGCCTTCCACACCTGGCTGCAGTGGCTGTGCGACACCCAGCTGGCCGCCGCCCAGGCCGCCGCCGAGGCTGCGGGCATGCCCATCGGGATCGTCCACGACCTCGCCGTGGGCGTGGACCCGGGCGGGGCGGACGCGTGGGCGCTGCAGGACGACCTGGCGGGCAGCGTCACCGTCGGCGCGCCACCCGACCCGTTCAACCGCCAGGGCCAGGACTGGCGGTTGCCGCCGCTGCGCCCCGACCGCCTGGCCGCGACCGGCTACGCCGCCTTCCGCGACATGCTCGCCGGCGTCGCACGCCACGCCGGCGGCCTGCGCGTGGACCACGTCCTCGGCCTGTTCCGCCTGTACTGGATCCCCGAGGGCGCCCCCGCCGCGGCCGGCACCTACGTCCGCTACCCCGGCGACGCCCTGCTCGGCGTGCTGGCTCTGGAGGCCGAGCGCGCCGGCGCGCTGGTCGTCGGCGAGGACCTCGGCACCGTCGAGGAGGGCGTGCGCGAGCGGCTGCGCGCCGCCGGCGTGCTCGGCTCCAGCGTGCTGTACTTCGAGCGCACCGCCGACGGCGGCGCGCCCCTGCCCGCCGCCGACTACCCCGCCCTGGCGCTGGCCAGCGTCACCACCCACGACCTGCCCACCGCCGCCGGCTGGTGGCGCGGCGAGGCGGTCCGCGTCCAGGCCGAGCTCGGGCTGCTCGACGACCCCGCGGCCGAGCAGGCCCGCGCCGCCCGCCAGCGCGACGAGCTGGCCGCCATGCTGCGCGCCGAGGGCCTGGTCGGCCACGACCCCACCGTCGAGGAGCTGGTCGTGGCCATGCACGCCTTCCTCGCCGCCGGCCCCGCGCTGCTGGTGGCCGCCGCCCTGGGCGACGCCGTCGGCGACACCCGCCAGCCCAACCTGCCGGGCACCACCGACGCCTATCCCAACTGGCGCCTGCCGCTGGCCGACGCCGACGGGCAGGTCGTCCTGCTCGACGAGCTGCTCGACCGCCGCACCACCCGCCGACTGGCCACCACCCTGCGCCGCCCCTGA
- a CDS encoding CCA tRNA nucleotidyltransferase, producing the protein MASSDPTADQHRRLAELVAVYPVADELAHRMAAAGHELYLVGGTVRDTLLHGEAPGDLDFATSAPPEETERLVDGWADAVWLTGARFGTVSAHKGGWNLEVTTFRADVYQPGSRHPAVTYGTDIEGDLARRDFTCNAMAVRLPEHRFVDPFGGLADLAARVLRTPVDAEISFGDDPLRMVRLARFAAVLGAEPDDAARKAATVMAAQLDGISRERIRAELDKLVTAAEPRRGMDLLCDTGLADRFLPELPALRMERDPSHHHKDVYAHTMAVVDNCPREDRILRLAALLHDIGKPATREFHPDGKVTFHHHEVVGARMARQRLRALTYSNDDVDAVAELVYLHLRFHGYSDQAWSDSAVRRYVRDAGTREQLVRLNLLTRADVTTANKAKARRLAEAMDDLEARIARLDAEESIAQIRPPLDGNQIMAHLDLAPGPAVGQAREMLLEARLDQGPMSEEEAYRLLDEWAASEDL; encoded by the coding sequence ATGGCCTCCTCCGATCCGACCGCTGACCAGCACCGTCGCCTGGCGGAGCTCGTGGCGGTGTACCCGGTCGCCGACGAGCTCGCCCACCGCATGGCGGCGGCCGGGCACGAGCTGTACCTCGTCGGTGGCACCGTGCGGGACACGCTGCTGCACGGCGAGGCCCCCGGCGACCTGGACTTCGCGACCTCCGCCCCGCCGGAGGAGACCGAGCGGCTCGTGGACGGCTGGGCCGACGCGGTCTGGCTGACCGGCGCGCGGTTCGGCACGGTCAGCGCCCACAAGGGCGGCTGGAACCTGGAGGTCACCACCTTCCGCGCCGACGTCTACCAGCCGGGGTCGCGCCACCCCGCGGTGACCTACGGCACCGACATCGAGGGCGACCTCGCCCGCCGCGACTTCACCTGCAACGCGATGGCGGTGCGCCTGCCCGAGCACCGCTTCGTCGACCCGTTCGGCGGCCTGGCCGACCTGGCGGCCCGCGTGCTGCGCACGCCCGTGGACGCCGAGATCAGCTTCGGCGACGACCCGCTGCGGATGGTGCGCCTGGCGCGGTTCGCCGCGGTGCTCGGCGCGGAGCCCGACGACGCGGCGCGCAAGGCCGCCACGGTCATGGCCGCCCAGCTCGACGGCATCAGCCGCGAGCGCATCCGCGCCGAGCTCGACAAGCTCGTCACCGCGGCCGAACCCCGCCGGGGCATGGACCTGCTGTGCGACACGGGCCTGGCCGACCGGTTCCTGCCGGAGCTGCCCGCGCTGCGCATGGAGCGCGATCCGAGCCACCACCACAAGGACGTCTACGCCCACACCATGGCCGTCGTCGACAACTGCCCGCGCGAGGACCGCATCCTGCGCCTGGCCGCGCTGCTGCACGACATCGGCAAGCCCGCCACCCGCGAGTTCCACCCCGACGGCAAGGTCACGTTCCACCACCACGAGGTCGTCGGGGCGCGCATGGCCCGCCAGCGCCTGCGCGCGCTCACCTACTCCAACGACGACGTCGACGCGGTCGCCGAGCTCGTCTACCTGCACCTGCGCTTCCACGGCTACTCCGACCAGGCGTGGTCGGACTCCGCGGTGCGCCGCTACGTCCGCGACGCCGGCACCCGCGAGCAGCTGGTGCGCCTGAACCTGCTGACCCGCGCGGACGTCACCACCGCCAACAAGGCCAAGGCCCGCCGCCTCGCCGAGGCGATGGACGACCTGGAGGCGCGCATCGCCAGGCTCGACGCCGAGGAGTCGATCGCCCAGATCCGCCCGCCCCTGGACGGCAACCAGATCATGGCCCACCTCGACCTCGCACCCGGTCCGGCGGTGGGCCAGGCCCGCGAGATGCTGCTCGAGGCCCGCCTGGACCAGGGCCCCATGAGCGAGGAGGAGGCCTACCGCCTGCTCGACGAGTGGGCCGCCTCCGAGGATCTCTGA
- a CDS encoding helix-turn-helix transcriptional regulator, translating into MLELAILGLLKERPMHGYELRKQLGQKLGLFWTVSFGSLYPTLRRLEKRGAAEKVHAEPQTSRRKQEYRITDIGEQEFLELLEESAGTGAEQEKFSLRLAFFRYLRPEMRIKLLERRKAYLEDKLDEGRRSLGRARVTRADTYTMSLVRHGVDTTAADIAWLDELIVAERTALAERGEHDPPPTPPPTPPSAPAPPGDDIVRTELQNQ; encoded by the coding sequence ATGCTTGAGCTCGCGATCCTCGGTTTGCTGAAAGAGCGTCCGATGCACGGATACGAGCTGCGCAAGCAGCTCGGGCAGAAGCTCGGCCTCTTCTGGACGGTGTCGTTCGGCTCGCTGTACCCCACCCTGCGCCGCCTGGAGAAGCGCGGCGCGGCCGAGAAGGTGCACGCCGAGCCGCAGACGTCCCGGCGCAAGCAGGAGTACCGGATCACCGACATCGGCGAGCAGGAGTTCCTCGAGCTGCTCGAGGAGAGCGCGGGCACCGGGGCCGAGCAGGAGAAGTTCTCCCTGCGCCTGGCCTTCTTCCGCTACCTGCGCCCCGAGATGCGCATCAAGCTGCTGGAGCGGCGCAAGGCCTACCTGGAGGACAAGCTGGACGAGGGCCGCCGGTCACTCGGCCGTGCGCGCGTCACCCGGGCGGACACCTACACGATGTCGCTGGTGCGCCACGGGGTGGACACGACCGCCGCCGACATCGCCTGGCTCGACGAGCTGATCGTCGCCGAGCGCACCGCCCTGGCCGAGCGCGGCGAGCACGACCCCCCGCCGACGCCTCCGCCGACGCCCCCGTCGGCCCCGGCCCCGCCCGGCGACGACATCGTGCGCACAGAACTGCAGAACCAATGA
- the sodN gene encoding superoxide dismutase, Ni, producing MPLPTRLLTLLDRVHAPRAVHAHCDIPCGVYDPEQARIEAESCLKIIGKYHASDDEVFRQRCVVVKEERAELAKHHIDVLWSDWYKPDKHGAEHHALFNKAVKAGSAVKASMDEAKAKEMLDLIDQIDELWKANDGPATTRANGRPG from the coding sequence ATGCCCCTGCCCACCCGCCTGCTGACCCTCCTGGACCGTGTGCACGCGCCCCGGGCCGTGCACGCCCACTGCGACATCCCCTGCGGGGTCTACGACCCCGAACAGGCGCGCATCGAGGCTGAATCCTGCCTCAAGATCATCGGCAAGTACCACGCCTCCGACGACGAGGTCTTCCGCCAGCGCTGCGTGGTCGTCAAGGAGGAGCGCGCCGAGCTCGCCAAGCACCACATCGACGTGCTCTGGAGCGACTGGTACAAGCCCGACAAGCACGGCGCCGAGCACCACGCCCTGTTCAACAAGGCCGTCAAGGCCGGGTCGGCCGTCAAGGCCTCCATGGACGAGGCCAAGGCCAAGGAGATGCTCGACCTGATCGACCAGATCGATGAGCTCTGGAAGGCCAACGACGGCCCCGCCACCACCCGTGCGAACGGCCGCCCGGGCTAG
- a CDS encoding (2Fe-2S)-binding protein, whose product MLVCHCKVVYERGIREAIALGARDEFDVAEACGAGTGCGGCVPAISRLLGDCADCPLAATSAATPAGRTAAVSR is encoded by the coding sequence GTGCTGGTCTGTCACTGCAAGGTGGTCTACGAGCGGGGGATCCGCGAGGCGATCGCCCTGGGCGCCCGCGACGAGTTCGACGTCGCCGAGGCGTGCGGTGCGGGCACCGGCTGCGGCGGCTGCGTCCCGGCCATCAGCCGCCTGCTCGGCGACTGCGCGGACTGCCCCCTGGCCGCGACGTCGGCGGCCACCCCGGCGGGGAGGACGGCAGCCGTTTCGCGCTAG
- the bfr gene encoding bacterioferritin — MQGSPQVIEILNEALTAELTAVNQYFIASKMADDWGYAKLAKEYYDESIGEMKHAETLIERILFLEGVPNMQRLSTVAVGESVIEQFRANLEMEVAAVERYRRGVSICHEQGDPGTRTLLEGFLRDEEAHVDEAESELVLLDQLGEQLWLAKWVS, encoded by the coding sequence ATGCAAGGCAGCCCGCAGGTCATCGAGATCCTGAACGAGGCGCTCACCGCGGAGCTCACCGCGGTCAACCAGTACTTCATCGCCTCGAAGATGGCCGATGACTGGGGCTACGCCAAGCTCGCCAAGGAGTACTACGACGAGTCCATCGGCGAGATGAAGCACGCCGAGACGCTCATCGAACGGATCCTGTTCCTCGAGGGCGTGCCCAACATGCAGCGGCTGTCCACCGTGGCGGTCGGCGAGTCGGTCATCGAGCAGTTCCGCGCCAACCTCGAGATGGAGGTCGCCGCCGTGGAGCGCTACCGGCGCGGTGTGTCCATCTGCCACGAGCAGGGCGACCCGGGCACCCGCACGCTGCTGGAGGGGTTCCTGCGCGACGAGGAGGCCCACGTCGACGAGGCGGAGAGCGAGCTCGTCCTCCTCGACCAGCTCGGCGAGCAGCTGTGGCTCGCCAAGTGGGTCAGCTAG
- the sodX gene encoding nickel-type superoxide dismutase maturation protease, with product MHTVQEGQQAGGQGHRSTPLTAEANEHANARGGLYNPYPRHETACGRPWGAAGRAIAAIAAALAVAAHQRLVVHGASMAPTLAPGDRLLVRRWPRALAPGVLVVVADPRAPGRLVVKRVAAVDADAVTVLGDNPAASTDSRAYGALPRSAVRGRVVYRYAPAGRAGRIARIARMGRMGRP from the coding sequence GTGCACACGGTCCAGGAGGGTCAGCAGGCGGGTGGGCAGGGGCATCGGAGCACTCCTTTGACAGCAGAGGCGAACGAACACGCGAACGCTCGTGGCGGACTCTATAACCCCTACCCACGGCACGAAACCGCATGCGGGCGACCATGGGGTGCCGCGGGCCGGGCGATCGCGGCGATCGCGGCCGCTCTGGCGGTGGCCGCCCACCAGCGGCTGGTCGTGCACGGGGCCAGCATGGCGCCGACCCTCGCGCCCGGCGACCGGCTGCTCGTGCGGCGCTGGCCGAGGGCGCTGGCGCCCGGCGTCCTGGTCGTGGTCGCCGACCCCCGCGCCCCCGGCCGGCTGGTGGTCAAACGGGTCGCGGCGGTGGACGCCGACGCGGTGACCGTGCTGGGCGACAACCCCGCGGCCAGCACCGACAGCCGCGCCTACGGGGCGCTGCCGCGATCCGCGGTGCGCGGCCGGGTGGTGTACCGCTACGCGCCCGCGGGCCGCGCGGGCCGCATAGCGCGCATAGCGCGCATGGGGCGCATGGGGCGCCCCTGA
- a CDS encoding Uma2 family endonuclease, with amino-acid sequence MAVATGARMAHAVLEKLEAEGKLDESLRYEILNGELVIRGVPRTRHERAVSALMYYFTTWARDHGGEVFAGLGIEIGDQRPIPDCTVIGPDRVDELAEDGFHVPPDLVVEVTSPGTRSLDLHEKHDIYQQLGVPEYWVVDLHRDIVLVHRRDPAVAGPADDGAYAVTEHTAGTTLTPAVAAGLAVPVAELLPRR; translated from the coding sequence ATGGCGGTGGCGACCGGCGCCCGCATGGCCCACGCGGTGCTCGAGAAACTGGAAGCCGAGGGCAAGCTCGACGAGAGCCTGCGCTACGAGATCCTCAACGGCGAGCTCGTGATCCGCGGCGTGCCCCGTACCCGTCACGAGCGCGCCGTCAGTGCCCTCATGTACTACTTCACGACATGGGCCCGGGACCATGGCGGTGAGGTGTTCGCCGGCCTCGGCATCGAGATCGGCGACCAGCGGCCGATCCCCGACTGCACGGTCATCGGCCCCGACCGGGTCGACGAGCTCGCCGAGGACGGCTTCCACGTGCCGCCCGACCTGGTCGTCGAGGTGACCTCACCGGGGACCCGCAGCCTCGACTTGCACGAGAAGCACGACATCTACCAGCAGCTCGGCGTGCCCGAGTACTGGGTGGTGGACCTGCACCGCGACATCGTGCTCGTGCACCGACGCGACCCCGCGGTCGCCGGCCCGGCTGACGACGGCGCCTACGCCGTCACCGAGCACACCGCCGGCACCACGCTCACCCCTGCGGTCGCAGCCGGTCTAGCCGTGCCCGTCGCCGAGCTGCTCCCGCGGCGCTGA